aatggtttcagtcctatccgGAGGGATGGTCCTGTCAGTTAACATGAAGAGGATCCatatccaaaccatgtagactctccactggtgtcccacagggctcagtattaggccctcttcgcttctctttgtatactcgttctcttggtatatcttctcatggtttctcataccactgctatgctgatgacactcaattatttatttatttttcaccctctgacatgcaggtctccagatgtatttCAGCATGCCAGACTGACATtttgtcatggatgacagcccaccacttgacaGCgaaaccccagtaaaactgagcttctgtacattacaggtactcccaacccttaacatgacctcacagttttcttcaagaactccctgatatcaccatctgaagctgctcataacctgggcataactttggacaaccagttgtgaTTCTccactcatgtttcaaatctaacccggtcttgaagatttctcctttgtaacatatgaaggattaggccctgcttgtgcagtctcttgtaatctcaaagctagactacagCAACTGGCTACTTGCTTTTCTTCCTCTAAGAGctatcagacctctacaacctGTTCAGAATGCAgtagcacaactggtcttcaatcttccgaagttcacacgtcactccactgctgctctCCCTTCGTTGGcctccagtagctgcatgcatcagatttaaaaccttgatgctttcctacaaagccaaaaatggagcagcccctccatacatgaggtcagtggtcaaagcctgatTTATACCTTGTGTACTTTGAAACTAAAGTACatcttggcttgaaataccatgcttcaagtctcatggaagacaagcattgcgACTATTCTCCATCCTGgttcctagatggtggaatgaacttccatttgctgtccggacagcagagtacCTTGCAGTCTTctaatgcagactgaagacccatctattcatggaatatttaaatgtccactgaccctgctcctatatggGTTAACTAAAACAagtacttattgtaaggtattgtttattacactgatgttgacttaACAAATTCtagtattgtttattgcacttatcattgtctaagatagagcttatgtattctgtacttctaggcattctgtacttctaggcatgatccctgtatttctacagtattctagatcattggtatattggactctaacctactctactggctaggatgtattctatgagtaaacgacaaaacacttttgtaagtcgttctggataagagcgtctgctaaatgccgtaaatgtaattgttttctaTATCTGACAGGCAGTTACCCAGTGTTTGGCCTTAATATCATAAAGCACTGTTCTTCCTCCTGCAGTTGGCTATAtgactatttaaataaatcataatgATTATTGACTGATTCACAGAATCAGATGTGGTTGCAGATTGTGATAAGTGTCAGTGTGGGAATCATAGCACTGGCTGTCGTTATTGCAGTCGCCATGATGAGTGTccactaaatgctgtaaatgtaaatgtaaattttaatatacatattGAAAATCCCAAAGATAATTATACCAAGGATCCCTGTGTCATAGGATATTTTTGGACTCTGTCATCATATGGCTGGTagcacacaccaccatcacactcTGGATTCAAAGTCTTAAAAGGTCTCAACATATCAGCCTTTGTTAAGGATGTAGCTTTGTCAGATCATTACTGTGTGTGCTTTGATACGTGGGCCACACTAGAACTCAAGATCAGATGGGTCAGTTATGAGAAGAGGGTTATAAATGATATCACAGCTACACGTTTCATCAGCAAAATGTGCACAGCCCCATATGAACCATCCAAGTCTGTTGATTCTCTGCTGGACAACTTCCAGAGTTTACTTTAAGTAAGATGAccatattttggttttcaaaaaagaGGATGGAGAAGGGTGATATGCATACATAACCACTTTtaacaaatttatttacatacttATGTAGGACCAGTACAAATTCAGAGCCTATATGGGCAGATAATCTTATTCCTCTTCATTCAGCTGTCAGTTGTCATAAAAATCCACTTTTCACTAGACACATTTCAGTAATTCTGCTGTGTCCAACTAGACTTTCCTGAAGATGTTTTAGATaagaaaatgccattttaacaaGACATATGTgcattgtttttcatgtttttaatttcaaacctaaaaagtaatttaagcCTAAGTGCTGAGCTGAAAGTGAAAGATTTTTGCAAAATTCTTATGTCACCTGCACGCTTCTAGACATGACAAAATGGACATTGCAGAAAATGAGGCCCAACCATCAATCGGCTCTTTGATTGGGCATTTTTAGGCCATAATAAGGCATCATAGAAAAGATCATATAGAAGGGAAACTTCATGCATTCTCCCTGGTCATACGCTTCTGTGAAGCAGTCTGACCAATGATCGCATGTAAGGTGTGTATATGATCAACCAATTGTGGCGTGCAAGAAGGTGGGACCTACAGAGAATGGTcaaagaaatgcaaaaacacacattgtaTGGTGACTGTAGAAAGTAAATGTTAACATGATGAACATGAAACAAGACAAATCCTggacatttttggcatttttagGTCCAAAAAAGAGAACATGTCTAGGAAAAAGAGGACATATGTTCACCCAAATTTAAAGTATTATTATGGTTCCAGAATGGTTCCAGGAAAGGACAATGAAGAATGCATGCTGAGATGTTGTGGGGCAGTGCTGCTTCCGAGTATCAAAATGCATAATCCACCAGGACTGATACAAAGCGGTAATGCAATGCACTTTGGTCTACTGGCCTGACAGAGTCCAGGCCAATTATTCCTAAAAGGACCTTGATTTGGTGGAGGGGGCTCAATGGCACTCTAGGGATGGCTGGGGGTTTAACTGTGAGCTCCTGCTCAACCGGATGACTTCAAAGAGCATGGGATGCAAGTGGATTCCCAAGCTCTCCTGCCACCACCAGTTTCCGCATACCCAAAGTTCATATACAAGTTGAATAAAAGCTATTCAGATACAGTTTTGGCACCTTGCAAAATGAAATCTTTTTGGATGTAGTAAACAGTGTCTATAGctaatcaaatataaaacaatatgctAAATCAATTACTGactttcataataaaaaaatgatTATCTAAGCATTGCCAAGGCTTAGATTTTTCTTGACAAGGTCTCAGACATTGACTAGCACTCAGGTCTGACTTCCACATACAATTGTacacatttgtttaattcagTGGTACCTCAGTACTTAAGGTACTGGATGAGAAAGCAGAAAGCTGTTAGCACAGCATTGCCAATTTACCAGTTTTGGGCctctaagcaaggcccttatccctcaTTTGCTTGAACTGTACAATAACAATTGtcaatttggataaaagtgtctgataaaagctgtaaatgaaAACTTCAACAAAGCAGATCCTTTCCAGCAAATATGACCAAAACCAGTTTAGCACCGTTCCTAAGATTCCAATCCCATTCCCAAATCTAAGAGTATTTTATAATCTATGGTGTAAGAGGTGGTACTAAAATCAAATAGTAGACCAGATGTAGTAGacaaaagtgctgtgtgtgccAGAATTCTGACTATTATCTGAATAATCTGAATATTATCAAAATAGCTATTTGAGGATAGAAAAATAACCAGCTGACTGAAGAGCACTTTCGGTTTTCCAATGAAAAGCATTTGAAATGCGTCTGTATTTATCAGATCCATTCAGGTTCTTCTTTCTAGGAGGGTTTCATGATTGCAGATTCAATCCCAGTTCTTTTTAAGGTGTCATGACTTCTGTTTTTAACACACTGTATAAACTGCAGTATAGAGCTAATATTTAGTAAAGTGCCAAGACTAACAGTAGACGACAAAAGAATGCCATATATTTTACAATCAATTTTAAATGGAAATTCATCACTCTGGGCATCACTATTACACTCTAAAGTCAGTGAACCAACTGTACTGGAGTCTTCTATCCTGTGTACATTAGATCAACCTTTATCAGCTTCCATCATGAGTTGGCCTTTATATTAAAGACTGCATTAGGATAGAGATATAGAAAAAAGAACTTATttcaaaatgataaaacatGTATGGTATGAAACACCCAGAAATATAACCTGTCACCTGAGAACTATATCAATATCAggaacaataaattaaaatttgcCATGAAAATGACATATGCATTACAAAATACTAGAATATAAGCCCCCAATTTATTGTACAAAtcagattattattaatacaaaaaaagagcACCTAttgagatatttttaaaaatagttttaaaaatgtaaacattaaaacagtaaCACTTACAAAtgctatataaaaataaatatttatccaAGAATTCCCTGTAACTCCTAATTGATCGAGGAATCAAAAATTAACAGTACAGCATTTGAGCCCAGTTGTGACTGGTCTTTGGCACAGTATGAATAGCCCTTGTCTCACAGTGTCAAAGGTTCAATGGTGAGGCAGGCTGTCCTGTGGTCCTGGAAGTCTTTCTGCGTCAGTCTGTCTATCCCAAACCTGAGGAGTGGTTAGCTCtttcagctgctgctgctgactgttctccagctcctccagtctCCTCTGCAACAAGGACAGCTCCTTTTGGTGCTGCTCCTCCTGCGATGGGAGTGCCGGAGCAAGAAGAGGAGTTCAGTATAGAGAATGACGAGTAGAGGATAGAGGCTAAACAGCAAGAAGAcattgttattactgttattactgtcTTGCCTGCATTTAAATAGTGTGTATTCCAACTTACCTGCAGGTTTGAGAAGCTGGACTCTGGGCCTGGGATGAgcagagagtgggggagaggtGTAGAGCTCATCTGATTGCCCAGCAACAGCCTGCGGAACTCATTGTGTCTCCTCTGCAGCTCTTTTAGACGTCTCCTAAGATGGGTGTTCTCCTCAGAGTAGGATGAATTTCTgcaatacacatgcacacaaaaacaaacatatttacgATTTAGCCATGCACAAAACAATCTTCcaataaacaaatcacatttTCCCAGGGAAAGTAGTACTTTTTTGCCACACGAGCCTCTATTTCCAATTCTTCCATTTTGGCTTCGAGCAGCTGTATCTTATTCTGCagtttcttttctttagcttcTGTCATGGTCTTtctctaaaatgaaaaaaaaaggttaatggACTAAAAGTACTTAAGGGCTGAAATCAGTGAAAAATACCCACACAATGTAATGcttatatacactgcctggccaaaaaaaggtcaccatcCAGATTTAACTAAATAgataagagcctcccattggataattactgcatgggtgattatgtttcagctggcaacaagttatttaaccctaactgatgcagtgagtagcttatcatttgttaaaaaaccatgtcaaaagacacatcctgtggtcatggaaaagatgttaatctgtttcagaagagtCATATTATTAGCATGcaacaagcagagaaaacacaagtagattgctgaaactactaaaatcggaaCTGTCCCAACACATTATtgaaagtggaaggacagtggggaaacatcatcttcaaggaaggaatgtggccctgatggcatgggcatattcaaAGATGACATTGTCAgcattcatcgggctcaaattgtgaaatagtggttcagggagcatgagacatcattttcacacatggattggccaccacagagtccagacctgaacctcattgagaatctttgggatgtgctggagaagactttgcgcagtggtccaaatttcccatcatcagtacaagatcttggggaaaaattaatgcaagtctggacagaaataaatgttgtgacattgcagaagcttgtggaaacgatgccacagcgaatgcgtgccataatcaaagctaaaggtggttcaatgaaatattagagtgtgtgacctttttttgggcAGGCAGTGTATGACAGGTGGATGGATAGACTTTAACAACAAGAAAATAGTGCGCAGTCCCTCTCTTGACACtagtgaaaagaaaacagcagttcAGTCCTGAAAACAAAGGAGAATGACCTTCTTTTGAGCAAGTGCTGCCCTCTGTAGGCGCTCCTTGGCTTGGTCATGCTTCTCGTGCAGTTCCGCCTCTCTATCTTGGAGTTTGTGTTTCTCCTCCAACCACTCTACTCGCCTCTCTTCCACCAGCCTACAACAGAGCGGAAAACAACAATGCTTTCACCATAAGAGCACTGTTAACAGTGTCACCATGGTTAGGACAGTTTAAGTAACTGCAATTCATAGAAGTGACTGACTCAATCAGGGGCTATACTATGTAGGATATCGTTGTTAGGTTACAATACATAAAGGCTCACTGATTTTGGTAATCACTTTCAAAAAACCCTTGCAATTCTTCACATCATAAACTTCTtcatattttaaagcttttaatgTGTCAAAGATGCCTGGAGTATTCCAGGTGGCATGAGTTTTTTTGAAGAAGGTGACCAAATAACCTATACCATACACATTTTTCTTATCAGACGCATGGGAGGGCAAGCCTTTTTTGATGGGtataaatataaagcaaagaCTGCAGTGTCAAATGATCCTAAATTAACATAGTAAAAGTGTTAGATATGACAGGAGATTagtgttttttcatttacatacatattattgGTCATATTCAGCAATTAAGTAATATTAGCtcatgttagctagctaaaaacattttattcaaaaagCTGACCAGCAGATAAATACTATTGCTTGGCAACAGAGTTTCACTTCCAGACCCAACCTTCAAAAATGCAGTATGAATTCATGGGGAAACAAAAGGCAATGGAATGCACCcaatgtttttcacatttaagaAAAGCACTATGAGAACCCCCCTCATTCTACCCCGTATTCCCCTTTGACAATGGATGATGAAACCATGAAGGAATATGGGGAGTACCTCTCGGCCTCCTGCTGGGTCCTTTCCATTTGTGTGCGAGCACTCCTTAGTTCCTCTCTCAGCCTTTCTAGACACTCTCTCAGCCTACCATTGGCCTCTGTAAGCTCACTCTCCGAATGAGACAGAGTACTGATCTGTAGACCCAGCTGTGTATTTTGCTGAGATGAGCAGAACCATGTATAAATAATCGAGCATTGCTTACCACATCAGtcagtcacatttatttttataacatcTGACATGTATGATGTGTCCAAAGATTTCTTTGATTTCATGTTTTACTGATTACAGTTAAGTGTGTGGATTTGCTACCTACTTGTCTCAGCTCTGAGTTCTCAGtcttctgtctctccagctcctctagCTGTAGTAGCTGTTGCTGCACCTTTGCTCTttgcacaggacacagacacccaccaaATAATCAGTATGTAAGAAAGTAATCTAAATATACTTTGGCTGACCTATTTCGGTAAGTCTCTTATTAAGGTAAGGGTCATCTCAATGCCCGACATCATGGAGCTCAACCTTATCTAACTTCCAGGAACTGTGTGCCTCTGAGTTATACATATGCACTTACAAGATCTTTTTTAGAATTAAAATCAACTCCCAGCATCTCTCAGGGAAAGACTGATTCCATTTCCATCATGCATATGGTTTGTATTTCAATGAGGTGTGGGGCTACCAAGAAGTAACCAGTAGCCTGTCTGGATAGTCTTGCTCCAACACTGGAGTATGAAGAGGTCACCTGATATTCTGCAGCTCCTTGCGGACAGCCTCCTCCCCCAGCTGCGCAGCACGGACACGATCCTCCCACTCTTCTTTCTGGGAGTTTCCTGTGGCCTCCTGCAGGGCTCTCTGCTGTTCCAAGTCAGAAAGTCGATTCTCCAGTTCCAACCtgatacatgcacacgcaaacaaatataaaaacaaatgtggaaGACTTTTATAACAAAGGGCGAAATGCATAAGTAATTTCtagtttaccaaaaaaaaaaccaaaaaaaccaaaaaaaccaaaaactatGTACTTCTCCTCTTGAATGACAGccattttgtgtatttcatcCTCTCTTGCTGCTTGTACCCTGCGAACCATTTCCCGCTCTTTTTCGGACAGcatctctttatttctctgcaTAGCCGCCTTTAAAACTTCAAGATCACACTGCAGACCTGAGGAGAATGTGAGGAGAATGTTGTTCTTGAGAGCAGACACTttgagtgagaaaaaaaaaatcaacataaaaaagaacaatgaTTGAACTTAAGGAAGGTGAGAGGAATGCAGGGTtaaagaatgttgtggtttacccTCCACTCGGGCTTGCAGTgtgtctcgctccctctccacctctcccctgGCCTTCACACACTCCAGCTTCACATTAGCCAACTCCAGCTTATGTGTGTGGCGCATCCCTTCAACCTGTTTAATAATTGAATTTATTACAAAATGCctaaaatattgaaaatgtaattactcTGGGCTTGTGGTGGACTTGTGGTGAATCTAGTTCTTTGAGCAGGCAGGATGTGCCCACCTGACTGTTGAGGGCATTGCTCTCCCTCTCGGCTTTATGTAGCTTGCCAGTGAGCAGGGTGTTCTGCTCCTGGGTAGAGCGCAGCTCTTTGTCCATCCGCTCCAGCTGCATGCGCAAGGATTGCTTCTCTGACTGAATCATAACCATGTGCATCAAACAGTGGCATCAATAACAAGCACTtctaattcatttaattttattttattaactataTAATAAGGAACGTCTCATGACTACATAAAATATTCTTTGTAATTATAATGATCAAGTATTAATAGCAAATGGggaaaaatgggggggggggggaacaaacAGCCTAAACAGGGGTATAAATGGAGACAAATttatgaaactgaaaaaaaggcAATGGATCTGAACATAACCACACATCAATGGACTGTGGCACCTGTCTTTCTGCTCACCTCCAGGGCCTTGACTGCAGCCTGGGACTCTGCTAGCTGGCGGATCTGAATGCGCTGCACATTTTCGGCCTGCGCCCCAGAGTTGTCCCTTTCGGCACGGAGCTCGGCCACCTCGGCCTCCAAGCCACGCAGCCGTTGGTGCAGCTGGGCTTTCTCCCTTAACAGGGCTTCCACTCGCCTCCCGTCCCGTGCTGGGTCGCCACTCTGCAGCTGTGCAGTTAgggtctccttctccctctccagaTGTGACAGCTGAACACGATggataaacaaatacatacaaacacacacacacacacacacacagagaattaCACTAAGACAGCCTAAATTAGAGATGGATGGGATAAATGCTATGCATTTTGCACATAAGCAAATATTCTTTTCCAGAAGACGTACTTCAGCACTGTATCGCATCCTTCTCTCCTCTAGAATGCGCTCGTGTTCCTCTCGCTGGTGATCAAACTCTGACTTGAGGAAAGTGATGTCATAACGCAACTTGTTGTATTCAGATCTGTACTTCTCTGCTTCCTgcaacagtgagagagagcgagagagaactcattttaaataattccaTATTTAAACAAGAACACTTGTTTAACAAAGCACAACATGATGCTATAAACCCCCTTGACTTATTTTGAAGTGGTCTTCAGCACATAGTTTTACTGTTTTGAACCAACAGTTGTGCAGAACACTCTTGTGAAGAAGATATGTAGATAATCAGTGATTGTTTCCACCTTTATTACATACTAGTTCAGAAAACCCTTCAGGCTCTAACCCAGGGTAGCCTAGCTACAGATAAGGAAATATCTTATATACAGAACATAGAGAAATTCTGCTTTGTAACAGACATCTTAGTAATCCTTTCTCTAAAGTATAGAAACACAGATATTTCTTACCTCCTCTAGCTTACTGAAGCGCTCTCTGATAGGAGCCTCCATCTCCTGCTGAACCTGGGCTTTCAGTAGCTCCAGCCGCTGAGGGGTCACCGCCTGGCATGttcacaggtatacacacacacacacacacacaattctataGATGTTCTGTTAAGTAGATAATTGTCTTGCTAAGTGCCAGTGGCCCTTGTGCATTTTTCAATAGCAGTGCTCAAATTGGCACAAGAGATTCATTTCTAGgagtttttaatcttttttagaAACCATTTTCCCTATTAACAAAGCCATTTTCTCTTTATTCACAAGTGAAATAACATTCACACTCACAATCCACAATCAAACAAACGAACCACAAATTAACTaaggttgtttaaaaaaacaaccaaccaaaaaaatcTGTATTGACCCTACCACGACAAAAAACACATTGTGATGTAgcaaataattaatatattataacAGGAGAAAACAAGGTACAGAGCTGCAGTTCTCCcattttagtattattttatgGACCTGCAGTCTGAGCTCCTCCAGCTCACGGGTTTTGTCCAGTAGCTGTCCTCTCAGATCTGCCAGAAGCAGCTGCAGCTTTTCCTGGCCTGCCTGCTTCTCATTCAGCAGGCGTTTACACTCACTCTGTGCCCGTGTGTATTCATCCTGcagtctatacacacacacagtccaaaaaGGTATCAAAATACTGTAACCCTACTGTAGCAGCTCTCAGAACAAATATAAACCAATCATCACAGCATGtgaccaccaaaaaaaaaaaaaaaaaaaaggcctttaCTACTCTGCCTAAGGTAGCCATGGTATAATCTCATACCTCGTGTGCTCAGCTTTCAGGGTCTGGTAGTTGGTTTTGTGATTCTCGCCGCGCATCCTCTCATCGATGAGCAGCTTCTGGAGCTCCATGTCTGAGCTGCTAAGCCCCACTGGCACTGCCAGCAGCGCTGATGCTTTCCCACTCCCACCAGCTTCCAGGTTTGGAAACATCACAGGAGACTGTCCCACTGCAGGAGCGTTCATCTTGTTTGCGAGACAGAGGcacagaagagcagaagagatTTTAAACCTTCTGCACAACTAAGGACGCTTACTTGCGACCTTGACAGCAAGGACAGCAAGCCCAGCCAAGTATCGTTGCAAATTTTGTCAGACAGTGTAGAGTGTGTTCATATTATGACCAAACTGCTACTGAATGAGTGCCTAATCAAGGAAAGTCAAGTGCACAGTTCCCGTTACCAAGGCAGTAGGAGTCCCCTTGGTTCTAAAGTGGTGGCTCTGACAGCCATTCAGCTCGCACGGTTAGTCTCAAGtgatttcattttctgttgtgGAAACGAACCTAGCTAATGTCTTCTAACTACCAGAGGGTATGCAAAGGTTCCAGTGTTGTCTGGGCAACTGAACAAGACAGCAGGATGGAAAGGTATAAGTTATTCTGCGTGTTTATCGATGTTCGGTTTTACCCATCAGAAGTTCAACCAATAGCaatatttagctagctaacacctACAAACTAATGGATATAAAGTAATACGAAATCAGATAAGACATCATATGAAGCTCACCTAAACACATACCTGACGCCACATACACTGTTTAAAATAACAACTTTAACGCTACCGTGAACTGACTCACAAGCGAACTAACTTAACTAACGTTAACAAACGTTAGGTAGATAGCAATCCCAGTTAGCAATCCCAGTCGCCTATTAAACagttggctagctaggttaCTTATGTTAGCAGTGGtcatttcaaataaagtgtACTGGACAGGGATTAACACCGGGAAAAGTGAACCAAAGTATTGTGGAATAATGTTAAATAACTTTTTCCTCCTCTCGCACCAGATGTAAATTCATGTAATTTATAAATATACGTTACCTCCTGTAAAGTATACCTAACAACGCAAAAACCACAGTATCACATTTTCAATATGGCCGCCAAATCGATAAAGCTcgaatacaaaataaaagtctaaaaaaaaaaccgtaTTGAAATCAAAGCTAAATAGCCCCTTTTGACTTCTTAACAACCTTTTGCCTGGTACGATAATAAGttactatgaaaaaaaaactacataaatatttcaaaacgTTTTCTATAGTGAAATATGGAAAATTACGTTCTGGCGTGCCACTTACTTAACAAGAGGGGGAGACATTGTACACTGCTGATTGTATGTTGGTTACGTATTCAAGCAGTTCTCATAACTTTCACCTCTAATAGGCTAAATCGTACACAGCTTACAATGACTTGATGCCTAAATACAAAgtataagcaaataaatataaacatgtaagaACTGTATTTGTAATGTAGGCCGTTTGGTTGCTTACCAAAGATTTAGCCTTGTATTCTCCTGTTCGATCATAAATCCCAAGACACAGAGCTTTTAATTCATGCAACACATCACTTTTTATATCTTGGCAAATGGTTCTTATTTTTGGAACGTTTTCCCCTGGAACTTAACTCCATGATGGTTATTTTGGCCCtgtatttgaattttaattattctatatttgtgttttttccagGAAAGCTATTTttgtaggttttgttttttgggggggggggggcacagaggGCCGTGGTTTATCTCGAGGAGTACAAAACTTCTGTCAGCATCCTGAGAAGTCCGCAGTAGGAATTATACATCACTGTATGTGACTCAGTGTAAAGTCATAGCTGTCCAACTGGATAGCAGTGTGTTGTTATGAGGTTTTGGGTTCCCAACTCCTGTGCCCTGCCTTGATAaaatctttttctctcagtctgattctttgaaaatgttatatttctttttctgttcttttgtgtttcATCATAGGCCTACACTGACTGCTAATGAGTTTTCAACATTCATAATGATTCATCTTTAGACATAAAATTAATGCATACATCTGTTAACGTTAAAGAGCGCACTATGAAAGCATCATGAAAAGATGGAGTATTTAATAGAATGCAAAgccagtaaaaataaacatttcttcatGTTTGCATTAAAGAAGGGGGACAGAATGGCTATACTGTCATGCAGATAAACTTGATATTCCAGATCAAAGGCTATTCATTTATCATTTCAATTAAATACTGAGAAATcagttatgttttgtttttgggtttttttttgtttttagggACATCCTGGTACACTCTTTACAGCTTCTATACATGCTTTGGTGTTACACTCTAGGTAATGACTCAGTTATTCCTCTGCATCTGTTTCAGTTCAGCATGGAGATAGCCTACTGGCTAGACTAATACGCCCCCCATCCCCCTACCTCAACTGCAGACATCTGCATATGTTTAAGATATGTCTGTTGCTCACCCACTCTAAAAGACAAAACTTCCACAGGATATGACACTTATTTGttgcaaacatttaaatggaATGCACATCAAAGGACTCctcatgtgtatgtgcatgtgaacatgAGTGTATTTTTGCCTTGAGCTGTAAGGCAAGAGTGTCATGTTTCAGTTTCTGTATGTTATCacgacagaaaaaaatatattccatTTTATTAACTAATAGACATTAGAAACCCAGCAGTAGAAAAAAAAGGGTTgacttttattattatgatttagTTTACAGAACAATTGATCAGAAACATATACTAAAAATGTCTTCTCAAACTGTGATACAGATGATTTAAAGGTTTAATTTCTGATCTGATGCAGACAAAATTTGAATTATTCTCAGGGAAAGTCTACAGTTCATCCAGAAAGACTGACAGTGCTTAGAGTCCTTGCTTTAATTCAGGCGAATGATCTCAAATTTCTTCCGTCGTCTATCTCTGAGCGGGTTGGGCAGCAGGTCTGGAACTTCCTCAGTCTCTGCAATCAGCTCCTGGGATGTCAGGCCTGGCTgagcagtgtctgtctgtgagccCACCTGCTTGTCTTTGGGGCACTCTGCGTTGTAGGTCTTGACATAGTTCTCCACAGGCCAGCCTTGGAACTCATGTGGCTCGCTGCACACCAGACCAGTGTAGTCA
This region of Electrophorus electricus isolate fEleEle1 chromosome 2, fEleEle1.pri, whole genome shotgun sequence genomic DNA includes:
- the cep83 gene encoding centrosomal protein of 83 kDa, encoding MNAPAVGQSPVMFPNLEAGGSGKASALLAVPVGLSSSDMELQKLLIDERMRGENHKTNYQTLKAEHTRLQDEYTRAQSECKRLLNEKQAGQEKLQLLLADLRGQLLDKTRELEELRLQAVTPQRLELLKAQVQQEMEAPIRERFSKLEEEAEKYRSEYNKLRYDITFLKSEFDHQREEHERILEERRMRYSAELSHLEREKETLTAQLQSGDPARDGRRVEALLREKAQLHQRLRGLEAEVAELRAERDNSGAQAENVQRIQIRQLAESQAAVKALESEKQSLRMQLERMDKELRSTQEQNTLLTGKLHKAERESNALNSQVEGMRHTHKLELANVKLECVKARGEVERERDTLQARVEGLQCDLEVLKAAMQRNKEMLSEKEREMVRRVQAAREDEIHKMAVIQEEKLELENRLSDLEQQRALQEATGNSQKEEWEDRVRAAQLGEEAVRKELQNIRAKVQQQLLQLEELERQKTENSELRQQNTQLGLQISTLSHSESELTEANGRLRECLERLREELRSARTQMERTQQEAERLVEERRVEWLEEKHKLQDREAELHEKHDQAKERLQRAALAQKKRKTMTEAKEKKLQNKIQLLEAKMEELEIEARVAKKNSSYSEENTHLRRRLKELQRRHNEFRRLLLGNQMSSTPLPHSLLIPGPESSFSNLQEEQHQKELSLLQRRLEELENSQQQQLKELTTPQVWDRQTDAERLPGPQDSLPHH